In the Acidobacteriota bacterium genome, CTTCGCGCCGAGGGCGTTGCGCACGGTGATCAGGCCACACGCACCTGACCCGCCGCCGATGGCGACCAGCACCACGTCCACGTGAGGCAGGTGTTCAAACACCTCGAGACCATAGGTACCGACCCCGGCCAGCAGCAGCGGCTCGTTGGCCGAGTGGACATAGCGCGCGCCGGTGGCGGCCGCGCGCTGCTCGCACTGCTCACGGGCCTCGTCAAAGTCGCGGCCGACCTCTTCGACGGTCGCGCCGTAGGCGCGCATGGCGGCGTTCTTCTCGGGGTTGTTGCCGAGCGGCACGAAGACCGTGCAGGCGACGCCGTGGATCCGTGACGCCAGGCCGATCGACTGGCCGTGGTTGCCGGTGCTGGCGGTCACGATGCCACGCGCTTTCTCTTCGTTGCTGAGCGACCCGACCAGGTTGAGGCCGCCGCGCACCTTGAAGGCGCCGGTCGGATTGTGGTTCTCGTGCTTCACCCAGACCGACAGGCCGGTCGCCTGGTCGAGCAACGGATGCTTCAGCAGCGGCGACGGACCCAGGTGCGGCCGAATCCGCTCGCGAGCGGCGTAGATGTCGTTGAGGGTCGGCGGCGTCATGTTCATTCAGGTTGGCGCTCGTTATACCACGCGGCCATTACCTTGACGGCGATGTCGGGCCGATCAGAGATCACGCCGTCGACGCCCCACTCGAGCAGGCGGATGATGTCGGCTTCCTCGTTGACGACCCACACCTGGATCACCTGGCCTTCGGCGTGCACCTGGTCGATGAACGCCGGCGTCACCACGCGCAGGCGGCCGGCGCGCTCGGGCACCTGGAACGCGACGTAGGGCCGCGGCCCGATCCACGGCCAGCGCACCCACGACCGATGGAGCGCCCAGCGGGCCTCGGGCTGCGACGCGCTGGTCACGATCTCGGGAGCCTCTTCGCGCAGCGTCACGATCGAGCGCTGGTGGAAGGAGCCGACGCAGACCCGCTCGACCGCGCCGGCCGCGCGCACGTCACGCGCGACCGCGCGGGCCAGCTCCGGCTCGCCCCCCTTCATCTCGATGATCACCCGGGCCTCGCGATGGCGCGCCAGCACGGCCGCCAGCGTCGGGACGCCGTGATCCTGGCCGCGGAACGGGTGCGTGCCCTCGCGCTCGAAGCGGTAGCCCGCATCGACGCGCGCCAGGTCGTCGGCCGTGAAGTTGCGGACCGGCCCCACGTGGTCGGTCGTGCGATCGAGCGTCTTGTCGTGAATGACGACGGGCACGCCGTCAGCCGACAGCTGGACATCGAGTTCCAGGCCATCGGCGCCGAGAGCCAGGCCGTGGTCGAGCGCAGCCATGGTGTTTTCGGGAGCCAGCCGCGCGCCGCCGCGGTGCGCGAACACCAGGGGACGAGGCGACCGGAACACGGGCACGCGCACCGGGGTATGTTCGCATGGGGTGCGACAAACCTAAAAGGGTTGTCGCCAGGCCTGCGTATACTCGCGCCATGCGGATGTTCGACACGCTCGGCGCCCTGGCCGTGTCGCTACTGCCCCGACGGCACTGGCGCGCGTTCGATCAGCTGCCCCTGCACGTGATGGCGCCGGTCGCGGGAGTCCTCACCAGTGTCGCGGGCGCCGCCCTCGGCATCCGCGGATTCTTCGACTATCTAGAGCGCATGCGCGGATCGGCGGCCGGGTCGATAATCGCGGTGGCTCAACAGCAGATCACGGGTGGACTTCCGGAAACCGCGGCCGTGAGCGCCGTGCCGTCGACGGTGTGGATGGTGGCCCCGGTTGCCTTCGCGTTCTTCACGCCGCTCGGGCTGTTCTCAATCTACCTGGTCGGCAGTGGACTGGCGCGCGCCGTGTCCGGCTGGATCGACGAACCATTCGGGGACCCGATTCTCACGGCTATCGACAGCCTGATCCGCCGCCTCCGCGGCACGGCCGTCACGCGCACGGCCGAACGCGAGCGCCTGGCGGCCGAGGGCGCGGACGAGCCGGATCGCCGCTACCCCGCCGCCTGGGCCGATTTACCCGGTGCCGACTTCGTGATCGTGGCGGCGCGCCGCAAGGCCGGCTGGACCCCGGGCACATTTGTCATTACCGACGAGGGCTGGTTTACGCTGGGCCAGTCGTTTGACCGGCCCACGCCGAACGGCCTCCGCACGATCTATCCGTTGACCGTGCTGCAGACCCTCGAGGTGCTGCGAAAAGGCGTGCCCTATGACATGCCACCGCTGCGGCCGTACCCGCCGCGGCGGCGCGGCCCGGTGGCTGAACCGTTACCCCCGCCGAACGAGTCATAATGGCGACATGCCCTCTCCGCCACGCATCGACACTCTTGGACAACTGAAGGCCGCCATCGCCCGGGGAGAGGTGCGCCGGCGTCCCGTGCGCGACGAGGTCCGCGAGAACCTCGCCGAGCGGCTGCGCCGCAAGGAGACGCTCTTCCCCGGCATCATCGGCTACGACGAGACGGTCGTGCCCCAGCTCGTCAACGCGGTGTTGGCGAAGCACCATTTCATTCTGCTGGGCCTGCGCGGCCAGGCGAAAACCCGGATCCTGCGCGCCCTGACGACGCTGCTCGACGAGTGGCTGCCGGCGGTGCCTGGCAGCGAAATCAACGACGACCCGATCGCGCCGCTGTCGGCGTACGGCCATGCCAAGGTCAAGGCCGAGGGCGACGACATGCCCATCCGCTGGATGCACCGCGACACGCGCTACGTGGAGAAGCTGGCGACGCCCGACGTGACCATTGCCGACATGATCGGCGACATCGATCCGATCAAGGCGGCGAAAGGCGGCCTGCAACTGGGCAGCGAGCTGTCGATGCATTTCGGACTGCTGCCGAGGGCCAACCGCGGCATTTTTGCCATCAACGAGCTACCCGACCTGGCGGGCAAGATCCAGGTGGGCCTGTTCAACATCCTGCAGGAGGGCGACGTTCAGATCAAGGGCTACCCCATTCGCCTGCCGCTCGACCTGCTGATCGCGTTTACCGCCAATCCCGAGGACTATACGGCGCGCGGCAAGATCATCACGCCGCTCAAGGACCGCATTGGTGCCGAGATCCGCACCCACTACATGCAGAACCGCGTGGACGCGATCGAGATTACGTCGCAGGAGGCGTGGACCGAGCGCGGCGGGGCCATCGAGGTGCCGCGGTTCGTGCGCGAGGTGGTCGAAGAGGTCGCGTTCCAGGCGCGCGGCGAGCGCAAGGTCGACAAGCGCTCGGGGGTCAGCCAGCGCCTGCCGATCAGCGTGCTCGAGACCACGGTCTCGAACGCCGAGCGGCGCGCCCTCGCCACCGGTGACACGCCGACCGTGGCCCGCGTCACCGACATCTACGCCGCGCTGCCGTCGATGACCGGCAAGTTCGAACTGGAGTACGAGGGCGAACTGAAGGGCGCCGACCAGGTGGCGCGCGACCTGGTGCGGTCGGCGGTGTCGCAGGTGTTCGACGGCTACGTCCGCGACCGCGACCTCAAGCCCGTGATCGAGTGGTTCGACCTCGGCGGTGCGCTCAGCCTCTCGGACACCACCTCTTCCGACAACCTGGTCGCCCAGGCGAAGAAGGTGCAGGGCCTGATGGAACTGGCGCACCTCGTCGGCACGGCGCCCGATGCGCCGGTGCCGGTGCTGGCGGCCGGCATCGACTTCGCCCTCGAAGGCATGTATTCGCAGAAGAAGATCAGCCGTAGCGACGAGCGCGGCTACTTCGCCACCGAGCCCGTCCGTCGTCCCCAGCAGCAGCAGTCGCGAACGCCCGTGCTGACCCCGGATGATCTGGACGATGACAGCCCGACGGGAAAGAAGAAGAAGAAATACTACAACTAGGCGATGGCTGAAGCCATCGCCCTCCGACGTTCGGAGAGCGACGGCTTTAGCCGTCGCTGCAGGCCATGAAATACAAATATTCGAAGTACGTCCCCAATCTGCTCGACGACCTCGACATGGACGAGCTCATGTCGAAGTTGTCGGACCTGCTGATGTCGAGCGGGTTTGGGAACCCGCGCGACACCGGCGACGATAGCGACCGCACCATGCAGGCACTGCACGACGCGATTCTCGAGGCGCTGTTCAACGGCGGCGTGCTGCCCGAGGACACGCTCGAGAAGCTGTTCGGCGATCAAGCCGAGGGTACCCAGGAACAGATGCGCGAACAGCTCGAGCAACTGATCCAGGAGATCATCGAGCGCATGAAAGAGTCGGGCTACATCACCACCCCGCCCGACCTGGATCCCGAGAAGGCGCGGCGGGCCCAGGGCGGCGGCCCCGGCGAGGGCGAGCCCGGCGAGGTGAAGTTCGAGGTCACCGACAAGGCGCTGGATTTTCTCGGCTATCGCGCGTTGCGCGATCTGCTCGGCTCGTCCGGCCACAGCAGCACCGGCCGCCACGACACGCGGGATCTCTCCACCGGCATCGAGACCAGCGGGGCGCCAAAGCCGTATGAATTTGGCGATGTCATGAACATCGACGCCACGGCGACGATCCTCAACGCCGTCCAGCGCGCGTCTGAATCGACCGGCTCGGCCGGGGCTGAAGCCCCGGCCCCTCTGGCATCGGGGATCGATATCGACTACTCGGACCTGATGGTCGCGCAGGGCGAGTACCAAAGCTCCTGCGCCACGGTGCTGATGCTCGACTGCAGCCACAGCATGATCCTCTACGGCGAGGATCGCTTCACGCCGGCCAAGCGCGTGGCCATGGCGCTGTCGCATCTCATTCGCACGCAGTATCCCGGCGACACCCTGCACGCGGTGCTGTTCCACGACAGCGCCGAGGAGATCCCGCTACGCGAGCTCGGCCGCGTGCGGGTCGGGCCGTATTACACCAACACCCGCGAGGGCCTGCGCGTGGCCCGCCGCATCCTCGAGCGCCAGCGCAAGGACATGCGGCAGATCATCATGATCACCGACGGCAAGCCGTCGGCATTGACGCAGCCCGACGGCCTGATCTACAAGAACCCGTTCGGCCTCGACCCGTTCGTGATCGGCGAGACGCTGTCGGAGGTCTCGGCGTGCGCCAAGGCCGGCATCATGATCAACACCTTCATGCTGGCGCGCGACTACGACCTGGTGGCGTTTGTCCGCCGGGTCGCGCATATGTGCCGCGGCAAGGCCTACTTCACGACGCCCTACACCCTCGGCGAATACGTCCTGATGGATTACATGGACAAGAAGACGAAGACGATTCACTGATTCTTGTCGGGAGTCGGGAGTCGGGAGTCGGGAATCGGGAGTCGGGAGTCGAGTTCATCTACCTATGTTTCCATCATCGCTGCCGATCTTTCCGTTGCCGACGGTCGTTCTGTTCCCGAACGTCTTTCTGCCCCTGCACATCTTCGAGCCGCGTTACCGCCAGATGACCGCCGACGCGCTGGCCGGCGATCGGCTGATCGGCATGGTGTTGCTACGTCCGGGCAACGACGCCGACTACGAGGGCCGGCCACCGGTCTACGGCACTGGCTGCACCGGGCTGATCACGCACGCCGAGAAGCTGGACGATGGCCGGTTCAACCTGGTGCTGCGTGGGCTGGAGAAGTTCACGATCCTGGGTGAGGAAGACCCGGCAGTAGGCCGGCTGTACCGCAGCGCCTTCATCACCCCGATCGACGAGACCGTCCCCAAGGCCGACCGCGACCCCCTGCGCGAGGCCCGCCGCAAGCTCGAAGGGCTGCTGGAGCCGCTGTTCGAGGGGACCATGGAGAGTCGCCTGCCGCAGAACATGCCAGACGATGACCTGATTAACGCGCTGGCGCAGTACCTGGATTTCGATCCGATGGAGAAGCAGGCACTCCTTGAGCGCCTGGGCCCGCTCGCCCGCTGCCGGTCGATGATCGAGTTGCTGGAGATGAAGGCGCTGCTGAAGAACTCCGCCGGCGACGCCGGCTTAGTTCACTGAGGTGGAGGCGACCCCTTCTTGGGGTTGCCTGGGCAGCTTCACGCTCCACAGCGAGTTGTCTGTAACTAACCTGCCCGTCGGGGCGCTGTTGATTCCCTCTGTCCAAACAGAAATCGGTCGCCCCGACTCCCGACCTTCGACATGCTCAGGTCGCCCCGAGCGGAGTCGAGGGGCGCCGACTTGCGTTCGGGCTCCACCTGATGGCGGACGGCCTGTGCCTGTCGGGCTGGCTAACGCTGCCGCCTCAACACCGGCGCGCGCCGGGATGTTCCCTCGTCGGCTGCAGCAGCTGTTAGGTTGCAGCCCCGCATCGCGCCCACAGCTCGCCCACCGAAACGCACTGTCCGCCATACTCCTTCGCGACCACAGTGAGGTGCGTGTCGTCCGTCACGAGGACGTGCCCGGCTTTTATTGACGTTTCGCCGATCAGGGCGTCTTGTACGTTATTTGGCTTAGCCCCGTTTAGGAAATCAAGGCGTGTCTTGAGGGCGGCGTACAGGTTGTCGTTCGACGAATAGCTCGCTTGACCAAAGTTCGAGATCCCAAACACAGCTGAAGCCGTTGGGACGAAACGCTCGCCGCCGAGCCGAGCATGGCCAAGACGAGATACGTCAAGAACAAAGGAACCGGTTGGCACTGCCTCCGTGATCACAGCCGCGAAGATTGCGCTAAGAGCGGCGCGCCGCTCTTGATCCTTGGTTCGTTGGGGTTCGTCGAGTTGAATGTGGGTTGCGAAGACCTCAACATGCCCAGCCAACGCCTGAACCGGCACGATGCCATCGAGAATGCGATTGAACACGTTCGTATCGAACATGACCTTGAGCATCAAGGGCGTTCTGCAACTTAACGCCTGCCGCTCAGCCGCGAGCGGCATGGCGCGGTCATGCGAAGGACTCTAAACCATCCGCCGCTCGTCGGCTGCAGCGGTTGGTTAGGCCGTTCGTTGCGAACAGAACTGATCGCGTGAAACCGCTAGTCCCGAGACACGTGATGCAACACGAAATCAGTCTGATTGTCGGTGAATTCGACTCGAAACACCTCTCTCATCTGCGTGAGACGGCCGTTTACCCAATCAACTGGAGGCATGAGGACTCCAGGCATTGGGACCATCTGGCTCTTGGGGTACTTTGAGGTGTAATCGGCGCTTAGGAGGCTCAGGACTCTGAGCCTTCGATCGTACTCAGGCGAGTTTGCGCCGCGTCCGCCCTGACCGTACCCTTCTTTGCCCGTTAGGCCCCACGATTTCAGTGCTTCGGGGGATAGCTTCTTAAGGGGACTCTCGGCGCCAGCCCCTCCGCGACCATCGGAACGGCCGCCGCCCCCGCCGTCCCCACCAATGACCATTGCACCCTCTCCGACAGCGTCCCCTCCGCCTCCATCTCCGCCGCGCCCTCCGCCTGGGCTGCCACCCTTTCCGCCGGTGCCTCCGAGAACGATACTGTCCTTGCCCACTGCGTTTCCGCCACCGCCGAGACCGCCCCGCCCATCCGGCGGTGTCGAGTCAGAACTGGCGATCGGTAAACCATGACTGGCGTCCGACGCGGCCGCTCTTGACCTCTCGATTGTTCGGGCAGCAAACACAGACAAGCCGACAATCGCAACAACGAGCGCGGCTCGTTGAACTCGGTCGAGCTGCCAGGGATTCGTCAGCACCGCAGCTCCGAAAATTGTCGCTAGGACTGCAAGGGCGAAACGCTCAAGCCAAATACTCATTGAACCTGATCCACTGTAGTTAAGGGCCTAACGATCGCGGTTCAGCCGCGGCGGCTCACCTCGCACTGTCAGGTGGATACACGCCGCCTTCGGCTGCAACCGCTGGTTAGGCCGCGCTTACCGCGTTGTGACCTCGAACGTGATATTCCCTCTGAAGTTGGCTTCCGCGAACTCAGGTGGAATCAGAGTTGGTGCCCCAAGCCCGCCCGCGGTATCTGCGAAGTACATGACCTTTGGCCGAACCGTGAACTCGGCTCGCTGCTCAGCAGCTCCGATCCTATAGCGGACGCTCGCCTGCACATCAGGACCGGAGAGGAAGAACTGCCAGGTTCTCGGGCGCGGCATCTCACACAGGAGCCTGAGCACGATGTTGTTCAGGATCTCACCAGGCAAGGGGAACGTCGTCGCATCATCTGAGGTTGGCGTTGCCGGCGCGAACGGCACAAGGCTGATGGCCTCATCAGACACCGGTATGCCGATCTCGCGAGGTGCATCCGGATCGGTGAGGAAATAGAGGTACTCGTCCACAACGCGTGGCCTGTATGGACGCAGTACATCGGAGTGCAGAAATACCTCGCTTATTGGGGCGCCTGGCACCAGCCAGGAGATCTCGATGTCAGTAACCGGCAACGGTCCGATGTTTTTCAACCGCATTAGAGGTCTACTATCCTCCAAGACCGCTCCGGTCGTGTCCATGGCCTTCACCTGAACCGCATAGCTGCGCTTGGGGACCCACTCGACTCCCACGATGGTGTTCGCGGCGGGCAGAAGCAACACTTGGGTGCCCGCTGATGGCGACAACGGAACCGACTGGGCGTCGCCGCGGACTACCAGCAGCCAGACACCGACCGCCAGGAGTCCTCCCAAGACGAAGATGAATGCTAGGCTCATCGGATGACTGGCCCTTCGGTGGCGCGCGAACGGGGTGAGTCCAGGTGCGTGGGCGAACAGCCAGCCTGAGCACGCAAGCAGGAAGACGACGAGCGCCACCGCCCACACCGGGCGCCGCCACGACCCCAGCCAGTCGGGTGGAGTCAGCCACGTGGCGACAGCAAATGTCGCAGACACGAGTACTCCCCAGCTCGATCTCAACACAGCCGGTTCAGCTTACATGGCTTCGCGCTGTTGTGGCAGCGCCCGTTCTGCGTCGACGAGCGCACCCGGCCCAAGTCGGCCTGACGCCAGGCTTCAGCCGCCGCGCGCGGCCAAGTATCCCCCTGTGCGCCGTCGGCTGCAAGCCGTGGTTAGGCCGTTGCAGGAGCCGCGGAATTGGAGCGAGCGTCAACAATTCTCATCAGGAGGCTCGCCAGGGCAACCATCTCCGCCGCCTCGCTCCCGTTGGTGAGCCCGATGTGCCGGTGACTGGTCGGATTCTTGAACAGGCCCATAGCCCCGGAGAACAGGCTCAACATCGCGAGTTGTTCGGCTTCCGGCAGGGACTTGTCCGTGAGTGGTCCGACGTTCGCCTTAAACGCTTCGCCCATGAGCGCCACGCCTACCTTCACAGCGGGGAAACCGCCCGCCGCTCTTACGGCGATCTCGACTTCCTTGAACGCTTGCAAAACAGCGATGTCATACTCGCCCCGAACGAAGCTTGACCATACGCGCTCAGCAACCACAGGGTGTAACGACGCCTTGGGCAAAACATTTGAGCGCCTGAACGCTTCGAAGTCCTGTCGGCCTCTAACCCGCAGTCCTCGCCGCGAGATGAAGTAACGGTGTGACTTGGCCACTAGAAGCCCTTCGCGTTCAAGCCACGACCACGCTTCTCGAAAGGCTTCGTCAACTCGGACGTCTTTTCCGTAGTGGGCCATGACTGTGTCGCCCACGCTAGATTCAAGAAAGTTGGTCAGATTCAGGTGGCTAGGATTGCCTGCAAGGTGTTCAAGCAGATAAGGGGCAAGTTCCTCTGCTTCAAGCTGAAGAACTGATTCAACGGTGGGAAGAGCTTTCGTAATCTGCAAGATTGTCCTCACTCGAGGAGATCGGCCCAACGCATTGCCGCTCAGACGCGAGCGGCGGGCACGGTCACGCGAAGGAGTCTAAACCATCCGCCGCTCGTCGGTTGCAGCGGCTGGTTAGGCATCCCTTCTAGTATTGATGGTACCAAGCCAACGTTGGCTCTTGCGGGGGGAGCAGCTCGCACCGAATGTGAAGGCGGTTTTGGCCACAGTCAACGAATCGCTCCGCGACCGCCTCGGCGGCTCCGGCGGCACCGGGTAGCACAAAATCAATGGCAACTCCGATGGACACATCGCTCGACTCGACCGGCACCTTGACCGATTCAGTACGGTTCGAGTGTCGGGGATTACCCGAGCGTGAGATCTGGCTGACCGGCTTCGACACGAACCGAATCCAAGGCACGTGCCCCTCTTGCGCAAGCATGATCTCAACCTCGGCGATCCCGGCAAACAACTCTGAATCACCATTCGCGCGCAGGTGGAAGTAGACCGGCGGGTGAAATGTGAGATGGGGATTCGTCACGGCCTGGAGCTCGTGCGGGCTGTGCGGGACTAGGTATTCCAGGGTGACGCGGTTATACGCGTTCCAAACGAATTGACGCGCGTGAAATCGCGGCGACACGAAGGCGCGATCGGTCAAGCCGACTGAGATAGCACCATCTGGCTGCAGGCTGATCCACGCGATCGAGCGCTCCACTGATTGGCGATCCACGGCGTGCACTGTGAGTAACATCGGAGCTCTCGAAAATGCCCAATTAGTTACTGAGCTGCGTGAATCCTAACCTGACCCCGGCTTAGGCTGACGCTGTTTCGCAAGTTCGCTGCGGGTCGCCTCTTTCTGCCGTGTTAACTCTGTCTTGATAACACGACGGCACACTTGCTTGATAACGCATCAACGAGGCGACGCGGAGGCCCGCTGAGCAGCCCCACACTGGCACCTCCTGGCAGACACCGAGGCATCTCGCCGTCGGGTGGAGCGCGAGCGCAGCCGGCGGGAGTCGGGGCGACCGATTACTGTTTGGACAGAGGGAATCAACAGCGCCCCGACGGGCAGGTTACTTACAGACAACTCGCTGCGAAGGCAGGGCGACAGTTGGGCCTGAGCTGCGAGTTGAAAGCCGTCGCGAAGCGAGCGCGGAGGCCGATGGCGAGATGCCTCGGCCATCGGCGTCGGACGCACCTAAAGGTGCGGCCCTACTTTTTGAGGGCGCCGCGGAGTTGGTCGGCGAGCGAGCCGATGCCACCTGATGGAGCGGGGACTTGGCGATCGCGGTACTCCTTCACTTCGTCGACCTTCTTGCCATCGCGAATCTCCGCGCCGTCCTGCACCATCGCCACGCCGATGCGCTTCTTGTCGACATCGATCGCGACGATCTCGAACGGCGCCGTCACGCCGACGGTGACCGCGCGCTTCCAGTCTTCCTGCCGGCCCGTCGGCGCGAAGGTCGAGAAGTGCGCCAACGCTTCGACGCCAGGCTCCAGCTCCACGAACGCGCCGAAGTCGGCGATGCGGGTGATGCGGCCGGTCCTGACCTGCCCCACTTCGTAGCTCGATGCGGCGGCGACCCACGGATCGGCCAGCAGCTGCTTCAAGCCCAACGCGATGCGCTCGCCGTCGTTGTCCACTCGCAAGACGCGGACCGTGATCTCTTCACCGACCTTGACCACTGAACCAGGATCGGTCACACGCGACCAGCCCATCTCGGATACGTGCAGCAATCCCTGGACGCCGGCGCCGAGGTCAACGAACGCGCCGAACTCGCGCACCGAGGCCACGCGGCCGGTGACAGTATCGCCAACCGCCAGCGACTGGCGCAGGACGGCGGCGCCGGCCTTCTGTTCGTCTTCGAGCAGCGCACGGCGAGAGACGACCAGGTTCTTGCCGCCTTCCTTGAACTCAATGATGCGGAAGGCGTAGGTCTGGCCAATGTGCTGGGCCGGATCGGTGGCGCGGACCGTGTCGATCTGCGAGAACGGGCAGAACCCGCGCTGGCCGGCGACGCGAACTTCGTAGCCGCCCTTCACCTCGCGCTCGATCTTGCCTTCAACCGACAGTCCAGCCTGGTAGGCGTTCTCGAGCTGCCGCAGCGAGGCCGCGCCCCGAATGCCCTTGCGCGACAGGGTGATGCCGCCGGTGGTGCCGATCACGATCGCCTGAATACGATCGCCCACGGCGAACTCGAGGTCGTTCTCGTGATCCTTCAGGTCGGCGGTCTCGATCACCGCCTCGCCCTTGCCGCCGACGTTGACGAGCGACGTATCGGGCCCAATCGCCACGATCGTGCCCTCGATCGACTGTCCCCTGGCAAAGCGCCTGGTCTTGACCGACGCCTCGAACATCGCGGCGAAATCTTCTACTTCCGGCTCACTCACGGCGTACTCCTCAAAACATTGCCCGAAGGCCAACAGGCAATGGTACCGCGGCCGGGCCAATGGCGACACCGGAATCTGTGTCAGCCCCCCAGCCACCGGGCAAGTTCGGCACCCAGGGCCTTGCCGCGATTGGCGCCCAGCTCTTCGATGCGCGCGACCGCAGCCACGGCACGCCCGCGTTCCTCCGGCCCCAGCTGTGCCGCCAGTGCGCGGAGATCGATGCCGTCTTGCGGGCGATCCGGGGCGAGCGCCAGGACTTTCATCGCCACCAGGTGGCCGGCCCGGGCCACTGGCACGATCAGGCCGGGCGCGATCTCGACGCGCTCGGCATCCCGGCAAATCTCGGGCTCGATACCGGCGGAAGCGAACAGCAGATCAACGACGATGCCCTCTTCACGCTGTCCGGGAGGCACGACCCTGACGGCGGCCAGCCGGCCCAGCGCCTGCTGCTCAAGGGACACCTTCAGCGTAAAACCGGCAGCCTGAAGAACGCCAACCAGTACTTCGGCGACGGCATCGTCGGCGACGGCGACCACCAGGTCGATGTCCCTCGTAAATCGAGGTTCGACGCGAACCGACACCGCGAGGCCGCCGACCAGCGCCCAGGGCTGGTGCCGTTGATCGAGAATCTGGGCGGTCTGGCGTAACGCCGATAGCAACCGCGTCGCGCCAGCAGGCTCGCTCACGGGCGCTCAGGCCTGCCGGCCTGCGGTCCATCGCCCGTCTCAGCCCCGGGTCGTTCCTGCAGCCATGAATTGAGCAAGTCCTCCACCTCTTGATGCGTCGCCTCGGGACGCTCGCGGCGAATCGCCTGGCGGCGCAGCGTCACACCGGTGACCCACAGGTCGACCGCGGTGTGAAACCGTTCAATCAGGCGAAGGGGATCAGACACGGCGATAGTCTACTTCCTCACGTTGAGTAAGCCCCCGACTCAGTGGGTCATGCCGTAGAGGACGACGTCGAGGCCGACGGCGTAGCCCTGCGGCGAGAAGCTGAAGAAGAACTGCGGGTCGGCAGCTTCCCGCTCCCACGCATCCGAGATATCGGTGTTGTGGGTCATCACCACCATCAGGCGGCCATGCTCATCCGCGATGCCGCGGAAATTCGGCTGGGCACTCATCTCGTAGCGCTCGGAGGTCTCGCCGCCGCTCTCGCGCCAGAAGTTGATCGACGGAATCTGCGGCAGGTCCGTGAACTCGAACAGCGTGCGGCGAATCGCGTGGTCGAGGCCGATATCGCGGATCGGGAACTGCGCCGGTGACAGCACCTTACTGATCTGGTTCACCCAGCTATCCCAGGCATAGGGCCCCCAGAAGTCGTCCACCCACAGGAACCCGCCCTTGAGCAGGTAATTGCGCAGCACCTCGGCCTCGTCATCCGAGAAGAACGCGGTGCCGACATCGGTGGCGCTCAGGAACGGGCACTGAAACAGCAACGGATCGTTAAGGCGCACCGTCAGGTGATTGGGCGTGCCGTCGGGCCGGCGGCTGATCGTCGTCTTGGTCAGCTCGCCCAGGCGCGTGCTGAAGTTGATGTCGGCGTCCCAGTAGTCCGTGGACCAGCCCG is a window encoding:
- a CDS encoding DUF4159 domain-containing protein, which encodes MLRIARAFVVALVLAASVVSAQDRWGRGWGGRGRFPPRHPTVTSFDGGFNFCRLMYNSDRSERGGSGWSTDYWDADINFSTRLGELTKTTISRRPDGTPNHLTVRLNDPLLFQCPFLSATDVGTAFFSDDEAEVLRNYLLKGGFLWVDDFWGPYAWDSWVNQISKVLSPAQFPIRDIGLDHAIRRTLFEFTDLPQIPSINFWRESGGETSERYEMSAQPNFRGIADEHGRLMVVMTHNTDISDAWEREAADPQFFFSFSPQGYAVGLDVVLYGMTH